AAAGAAGGGTTAGGGATTATTCATACTATTGATGAAATGAAGGATCCTCAAAAGCAAAAAGGGTTGATTCAGGAATTCTTCGATCGCGGCATCTGGCAGTTGATCTGGCGTAACGCGCACGATCTTCGCCTGCGCTGGCGTCTTGGCCGCCGCTACTTTCGCTTAAAAAAGAAACTGAACGCCAGCTGACTTTTTCATTGGCTATCGCATTAAACGGGATAGCGACGGAGACGTATGAGTAAAATAGCTAAACATATCGCTGCAGGCGTTTTTCTGACGCTCTGGAAAGCGACCGGCTATCGTGTGAAAAAGATAACCCGGTTTTCAAAGAGCGATGATCTTAAAACCATCGCCATCTTTTCCACGACGGCGCTGGGTGATTTTCTTATCAACACCCCGGCAATTAACGCCATCAAAACCCGTTGGCCTGAAGCGCGGCTGCTGCTGGTAGTCAATGAACGAAATAAAGGTCTCGCCGTTGGGAGTCCACTTTTTGATGAGATCTACTACTGGAACGGCAAAGCCAATGGCGTATTGAAGCTGAGCAAGACATTACGTAAGCAGCACGTGGATGCCACTTTCATTCTTCATTCGCGTGTGCCTTATGACATTATCGTCGCTTCGCTTGCGCGTTCTCGCTATATCTTTAAAGACGTTTACTACAGCGATTATCAGAATCGGGATACCTTTCTGCTGGAGAATTTTCTATCCGCCCATTATGACAACCGGCAAAATGGCAACCTTCACCATATCCACCAAAAAACGCGTCTGCTCTCTTCTATCGGTATTGATATTCCTTCTGAAGAGATGTTTATTCCCGCGCCTTATACAAAAGCGGTTCCTGACCATACGGTGATTGGCATACATGCCGGTGCATCGCAGCAGGATCGATGCTGGCCAGTTGAAAAATTCACGCAACTGATTCAGTCCGTACTGGAAGCGCACCCTGAAGTAACGATTGAACTTATCGGTTCTGATGGTGAGAAAACATTAAACCAGCGCATTATTGATGGCTTACCATATTCCAGCGATCGGGTACGTAATGTCGCAGGCACCACTAATCTTCAACAACTGGCAACAAAGATAACGAGTTTTACGTGTCTGGTGGTAGGTGATACTGGTCCGCTGCATGTTGCTATCGCCGTTAAAACGCCTGTCGTAGGGTTGTTTGGCGGTCAGATGTATGTTGACGGGGCGGCACCTTTACAAGACCACGATATTCACCATGTCATCATGTCAAAAGATGAGAGCGCAGGCTTACGCGCGATATCGGTCGCGGAAGTAAAAGCTGCAATAGACACCTGCATCAGGCAAAAAGCGCCCCTCATACGCTGACATTTTTCTCGTGGCAGGTTCTGCGCGCCAAAGGTATAGCTTTAGCGTACCTAAATGCTTAGAATTTGCCCGCCGATACAGAAAATAACGGATATTAGCTTGGAATCGTTGTATACCGCTCTGCTCTACCTGATACAGCCTTTTGTCTGGGTGCGGCTTTTACTCCGCAGCCGTAAAGCCCCTGCCTATCGCAAACGATGGGGGGAGCGCTATGGCTTTTGTCAGGGAAAAGTGTTGCCGGACGGTATCCTGCTGCACTCGGTATCGGTGGGCGAAACCCTGGCCGCCATTCCGCTGGTGCGCGCGCTGCGCCACCGCTATCCGTCGCTGCCGATTACCGTCACCACGATGACGCCAACAGGCTCTGAGCGCGTACAGTCGGCGTTCGGCAAAGATGTGCATCACGTTTATCTGCCTTACGATCTGCCCTGCGCCATGAACCGTTTTCTGGAAACCGTGCGCCCGAAACTGGT
The genomic region above belongs to Cronobacter malonaticus LMG 23826 and contains:
- a CDS encoding glycosyltransferase family 9 protein; amino-acid sequence: MSKIAKHIAAGVFLTLWKATGYRVKKITRFSKSDDLKTIAIFSTTALGDFLINTPAINAIKTRWPEARLLLVVNERNKGLAVGSPLFDEIYYWNGKANGVLKLSKTLRKQHVDATFILHSRVPYDIIVASLARSRYIFKDVYYSDYQNRDTFLLENFLSAHYDNRQNGNLHHIHQKTRLLSSIGIDIPSEEMFIPAPYTKAVPDHTVIGIHAGASQQDRCWPVEKFTQLIQSVLEAHPEVTIELIGSDGEKTLNQRIIDGLPYSSDRVRNVAGTTNLQQLATKITSFTCLVVGDTGPLHVAIAVKTPVVGLFGGQMYVDGAAPLQDHDIHHVIMSKDESAGLRAISVAEVKAAIDTCIRQKAPLIR